Proteins encoded by one window of Polaribacter haliotis:
- a CDS encoding carbohydrate-binding family 9-like protein: protein MKMLSKLKYVSIIFCGVSIMSCAQSKKEIIPETYVAHKTSETIIIDGKANESEWKKAKWTNNFIDIEGVKTPKYQTNVKMLWDENYYYILAEMKEPHIWADITKRDEVIFYNNDFEVFIEPDGDTHNYYELEINALNTAWDLFISKPYRESDGVILNDWNFTGLKSAISINGTLNNSGDTDKSWTLEIAIPFKDLRTLYKQDNVPRDKFWRVNFSRVNWDHDIKDGKYSRKKGKDGKYLHEYNWVWSSTGVINMHLPENWGYVYFSTKNVESNDSFTIPKDDKIKRELYNLYRKQKSHFKKNKLWLSIDKLSSTEIKVDGKTIIPELKFHETGWNLMTKSPFTQKVLIIKEDGKFISK, encoded by the coding sequence ATGAAGATGTTATCAAAATTAAAATATGTAAGTATTATTTTTTGTGGTGTATCCATAATGAGTTGTGCGCAATCAAAAAAAGAAATTATTCCAGAAACATATGTCGCTCATAAAACTTCGGAAACCATAATTATAGATGGAAAAGCAAATGAGTCTGAGTGGAAAAAAGCAAAATGGACAAACAATTTTATTGATATTGAAGGGGTGAAAACACCAAAATATCAAACCAATGTAAAAATGCTTTGGGACGAAAACTACTATTATATTTTAGCAGAAATGAAAGAACCTCATATTTGGGCAGATATTACAAAACGAGATGAAGTTATTTTTTACAATAATGATTTCGAGGTTTTTATAGAGCCAGATGGAGACACACATAATTATTACGAATTAGAAATTAATGCATTAAATACTGCTTGGGATTTATTTATTTCGAAACCCTACAGAGAGTCAGATGGGGTTATTTTAAATGATTGGAATTTTACTGGCTTAAAGTCTGCAATTAGCATCAATGGAACATTAAATAATTCGGGTGATACTGATAAAAGTTGGACGTTAGAAATTGCAATTCCATTTAAAGATTTAAGAACACTTTACAAACAAGACAATGTGCCAAGAGATAAATTTTGGCGCGTTAATTTTTCGAGAGTAAATTGGGATCATGATATTAAAGATGGTAAATATTCTCGTAAAAAAGGAAAAGATGGTAAATATTTACATGAATATAATTGGGTTTGGTCGTCAACAGGAGTTATAAATATGCATTTGCCAGAAAATTGGGGATATGTTTATTTTTCAACAAAAAATGTGGAAAGCAACGATTCATTTACAATTCCGAAAGACGATAAAATCAAACGAGAATTGTATAATTTATACAGAAAACAAAAAAGCCATTTCAAAAAGAATAAGTTGTGGTTATCTATTGATAAATTATCATCAACAGAAATTAAAGTGGATGGAAAAACTATTATACCAGAATTAAAGTTCCATGAAACAGGTTGGAATTTAATGACGAAAAGTCCATTTACTCAAAAAGTACTAATTATAAAAGAAGACGGAAAATTCATTTCAAAATAA
- a CDS encoding GH92 family glycosyl hydrolase — protein MQKQGFFFIIILVLFFNCTKEKNDAIKLTGFVNPFIGSDGPGNTYPGATMPFGMVQLSPDIGIPGWDRIAGYYYQDSIISGFSHMHLTGTGAGDLYDILVMPTNSKFSKRIKENNFKPFSSFSHDKETASPGYYAVDLLDYNIKAEVTATNRTGIHKYTFPKDSLSQIHVDLGYALNWDSPTDTQIKVVNNTTIRGYRKSTGWAKDQRVYFQIEVSKPFKSYELYQNDSLVSDVAKGKNTKIILNYATDKGEEIILKTGLSTGNIEGAKLSLEKEAPHFNFEEYRKQADEIWEKQLQKIKIESKDSTKKHIFYTMLYQSMLAPTLLSDLNGNYKGANDTIMNAGDFNRYDTFSLWDTYRAAHPLYTILHPNKVSDMIKSMLAHYKETGLLPVWSMQGNETNMMIGYHAVPVVVDAYFKGIDFNTELAYEACKASAMDNARQIDTYKELGFVPIDVKHENWSVSKTLEYAYDDWCIAKFAEKLGKEEDYQYFLKRSENWRNVYDEQSSFMRPKYKEGNFIEKFIPKEYTPYFCESNAWQYVWNVPQNLEGLIKTIGGEERFEQKLDSMFSLNPLPEDKLPIFSTGMIGQYAHGNEPSHHVGYLYNYINKPWKAQSIIREILETQYKNEPNGHCGNEDCGQMSSWYVLSSLGFYPVNPAQGMYSFGSPIFDKATINLENGNQFTVEAINNSTENKYIQSITLNEKEINRNYIRHSEIANGGKLVFKMGNKPAVNKTYNLGISSKIYQ, from the coding sequence ATGCAAAAACAGGGCTTTTTTTTTATAATAATTTTAGTGCTTTTTTTTAATTGCACTAAAGAGAAAAACGATGCTATAAAACTAACAGGTTTTGTGAATCCGTTTATTGGTTCAGATGGTCCTGGAAATACATATCCAGGAGCAACAATGCCTTTTGGAATGGTACAGTTAAGTCCAGATATTGGTATTCCAGGTTGGGACAGAATTGCAGGATATTATTACCAAGACTCCATAATTTCTGGTTTTTCTCACATGCATTTAACAGGAACTGGAGCTGGAGATTTGTATGATATTTTGGTCATGCCCACCAATAGCAAATTTTCAAAAAGAATTAAAGAGAATAATTTTAAACCTTTTTCGAGTTTTTCTCACGATAAAGAAACTGCTTCTCCAGGATATTATGCTGTAGATTTATTAGACTATAATATCAAAGCCGAAGTCACAGCAACAAACCGAACAGGAATCCATAAATACACATTTCCAAAAGATTCGTTGTCGCAAATTCATGTCGATTTAGGCTATGCTTTAAATTGGGATAGTCCAACAGATACGCAAATAAAAGTGGTTAATAATACGACTATTAGAGGCTATAGAAAATCTACAGGTTGGGCAAAAGACCAAAGAGTTTATTTTCAAATTGAAGTTTCTAAACCTTTTAAGTCTTACGAATTGTATCAAAATGATAGTTTAGTTTCTGATGTTGCAAAAGGAAAAAACACCAAAATTATTTTAAATTATGCTACTGATAAAGGTGAAGAAATCATCTTAAAAACAGGGTTATCAACAGGAAATATCGAAGGTGCAAAATTATCATTAGAAAAAGAAGCACCTCATTTTAATTTTGAAGAATACAGAAAACAGGCAGATGAGATTTGGGAAAAACAACTTCAAAAAATTAAAATAGAATCAAAAGACAGCACCAAAAAGCATATTTTTTATACAATGTTATATCAAAGTATGTTGGCGCCAACTTTGTTAAGTGATTTAAACGGAAATTATAAAGGTGCAAACGATACCATTATGAATGCTGGTGATTTCAATAGATATGACACGTTTTCTTTATGGGACACTTACAGAGCTGCGCATCCACTTTATACAATTTTGCATCCAAATAAAGTGTCGGACATGATTAAATCGATGTTGGCACATTATAAAGAAACAGGTTTATTACCAGTTTGGTCCATGCAAGGAAATGAAACTAATATGATGATTGGTTATCACGCAGTTCCTGTAGTAGTTGATGCTTATTTTAAAGGAATTGATTTTAATACTGAATTAGCTTACGAAGCCTGCAAAGCAAGTGCAATGGATAATGCTCGTCAAATTGATACTTACAAAGAATTAGGCTTTGTTCCAATTGATGTAAAACATGAAAATTGGTCGGTTTCTAAAACGTTAGAATATGCTTACGACGATTGGTGTATTGCGAAGTTTGCTGAAAAATTAGGGAAAGAAGAAGATTATCAATATTTTTTAAAGCGTTCCGAAAACTGGCGAAATGTGTATGATGAGCAAAGTTCATTTATGCGCCCTAAATACAAGGAAGGCAATTTTATTGAAAAATTTATTCCTAAAGAATACACACCTTATTTCTGCGAAAGTAATGCTTGGCAATATGTTTGGAATGTTCCACAAAATCTGGAAGGTTTAATAAAAACCATTGGTGGAGAAGAACGTTTTGAGCAAAAGTTAGATTCTATGTTCAGCTTAAATCCTTTGCCTGAAGACAAATTACCTATTTTTAGTACAGGTATGATTGGGCAATATGCACATGGAAATGAACCAAGCCATCATGTAGGTTATTTGTATAATTACATAAATAAACCGTGGAAAGCACAAAGTATTATTAGAGAAATTTTAGAAACTCAATACAAAAATGAACCAAATGGACATTGTGGAAATGAGGATTGTGGACAAATGTCTTCTTGGTATGTTTTAAGTTCTTTAGGTTTCTACCCTGTAAATCCAGCACAAGGAATGTATAGTTTTGGTTCGCCAATTTTCGATAAAGCAACCATCAATTTAGAAAACGGAAATCAATTTACGGTGGAAGCGATTAACAATTCCACAGAAAATAAATATATCCAGTCTATTACTTTAAATGAGAAGGAAATAAATAGGAATTACATTCGTCATAGTGAGATTGCAAATGGAGGAAAACTCGTTTTTAAAATGGGAAATAAACCTGCTGTAAATAAAACTTATAACTTAGGAATATCATCAAAAATTTATCAATAG
- a CDS encoding putative glycoside hydrolase, with protein MKLLGKLSILLLMIAFTACNQKVEKKQDDKELVNNTKSAFDFGVWITSQKDKKNADYAAEFKKYKEGGIDEILINTNTDPKELERLVPIATKEGLKVHAWIMAVNRPGDTVALKHPEWYQVSREGKSCFDTRPYVGYYQWLCPTREASRNHILGLVEGLAKVEGIESVHLDYIRFPDIFLPIGLLPKYNLVQDTEMAEYDFCYCDECVNAFEKIHHKNPRESKNTAIDMEWKNFRLNAIKTLVDDAYKIVHNNNKKLTAAVFPYPEMADHMVRQRWDKWNIDEVYPMIYHGFYNEEIDWIGYATKQGVDDLKGKKVGVNTGVYLPPFTSNEELKQAILLAKENGAKGVTFFDGPQLTDEYLKTIRETKASFSK; from the coding sequence ATGAAGCTATTAGGTAAACTTTCAATTTTATTATTAATGATTGCTTTTACAGCATGCAATCAAAAAGTAGAAAAAAAGCAAGATGATAAAGAACTTGTAAATAATACAAAATCAGCATTCGATTTTGGTGTTTGGATAACGTCCCAAAAAGATAAAAAAAATGCAGATTATGCTGCAGAGTTTAAAAAATACAAAGAAGGTGGTATTGACGAAATTTTAATCAATACAAATACAGACCCAAAAGAATTGGAACGTTTAGTGCCAATTGCAACGAAAGAAGGTTTAAAAGTTCATGCGTGGATTATGGCTGTAAATCGTCCTGGAGATACAGTTGCATTAAAACATCCAGAATGGTATCAAGTAAGTCGCGAAGGAAAATCTTGTTTCGATACACGACCTTATGTTGGCTATTATCAATGGTTGTGCCCAACCAGAGAAGCATCAAGAAACCATATTTTAGGTTTGGTTGAAGGTTTGGCTAAAGTAGAAGGAATTGAAAGTGTGCATTTAGATTATATACGTTTTCCAGACATTTTTTTACCAATTGGTTTATTGCCAAAATACAATTTAGTTCAAGATACAGAAATGGCAGAATACGATTTTTGTTATTGTGATGAATGTGTAAATGCTTTCGAGAAAATACATCATAAAAACCCAAGAGAAAGTAAAAATACTGCGATTGATATGGAATGGAAAAATTTCCGTTTAAACGCAATAAAAACACTGGTTGATGATGCTTATAAAATTGTACATAACAATAATAAAAAACTAACAGCTGCAGTATTTCCTTATCCAGAAATGGCAGATCATATGGTTCGTCAAAGATGGGATAAATGGAATATAGATGAGGTATATCCAATGATTTATCACGGGTTTTATAACGAAGAAATAGATTGGATAGGATATGCAACTAAACAAGGAGTTGATGATTTAAAAGGAAAAAAAGTAGGTGTTAATACAGGTGTTTATTTACCTCCTTTTACATCTAATGAAGAGTTAAAACAAGCTATTTTGCTAGCGAAAGAAAATGGAGCAAAAGGAGTAACATTTTTTGATGGTCCTCAATTAACAGACGAATATTTAAAAACAATTAGAGAAACAAAAGCGTCATTTTCTAAATAA
- a CDS encoding glycoside hydrolase family 130 protein, with amino-acid sequence MSSIPWQDKPENSNDVVWRYSENPIINRYDIPSSNSIFNSAVVPFKDGFAGVFRCDNKAVQMNIFAGFSKNGIDWEINHEPIEMMAGNTEMIESDYKYDPRVVFIEDRYWITWCNGYNGPTIGIGYTFDFKEFFQCENAFLPFNRNGVLFPQKINGKYAMLSRPSDNGHTPFGDIYISYSPDMKFWGEHRCVMKATPFEDSAWQCTKIGAGPIPILTDEGWLMLYHGVINTCNGFRYAMGAAILEENEPDKVKYRTQPYLLGPAEQYEMVGDVPNVVFPCAALHDTKEDKLAIYYGAADTVVAMAFGKLSEVVQFTKDNSL; translated from the coding sequence ATGAGTTCAATTCCTTGGCAAGATAAACCAGAAAATTCGAATGATGTTGTTTGGCGTTATTCGGAAAATCCTATCATTAATAGATACGATATTCCATCTTCTAACAGTATTTTTAACAGTGCTGTAGTTCCTTTTAAAGATGGTTTTGCTGGTGTTTTTAGGTGTGATAACAAAGCAGTGCAAATGAATATTTTCGCTGGTTTTAGTAAAAACGGAATCGATTGGGAAATTAATCACGAACCAATTGAAATGATGGCAGGAAACACAGAAATGATCGAATCGGATTATAAATACGACCCACGTGTTGTTTTTATTGAAGACAGGTATTGGATTACTTGGTGTAATGGTTACAATGGACCCACAATTGGTATTGGTTATACATTCGATTTTAAAGAGTTTTTTCAATGTGAAAATGCTTTTTTACCTTTCAATAGAAATGGGGTTTTATTTCCACAGAAAATAAACGGAAAATACGCAATGCTAAGTCGTCCAAGTGATAATGGACACACTCCATTTGGCGATATTTATATCAGTTATAGTCCAGATATGAAATTTTGGGGAGAACATAGATGTGTTATGAAAGCAACGCCTTTCGAGGATAGTGCTTGGCAATGTACAAAAATAGGAGCAGGGCCAATTCCAATTCTTACAGATGAAGGTTGGTTAATGTTATATCATGGAGTTATAAATACGTGTAACGGATTTAGATACGCAATGGGTGCTGCAATTTTAGAAGAAAATGAACCAGATAAAGTAAAATACAGAACACAACCTTATTTATTAGGACCTGCAGAACAATACGAAATGGTGGGAGATGTACCAAATGTGGTTTTTCCTTGTGCAGCTTTACATGATACAAAAGAAGATAAATTGGCAATTTACTATGGTGCCGCAGATACAGTTGTAGCAATGGCTTTTGGTAAGTTGAGTGAAGTCGTACAATTTACAAAAGATAATAGTTTATAA